Proteins from a genomic interval of Oncorhynchus mykiss isolate Arlee chromosome 21, USDA_OmykA_1.1, whole genome shotgun sequence:
- the LOC110500134 gene encoding splicing factor 45 isoform X2, which produces MKQGTVLAPVIDLKRGGSADDRQIIDTPPHIAAGLKDTAPSGFSSGDALIPLADEYDPMFPNDYEKVVKRHREERQRQREQERLKEIEEREKKRKDRHEGSSAPSGFSRFPAAEGESDEEEEDYEKEKRKRSMGGAAIAPPSSLVDSRDSSSYSYEDEMRPSRGSKAAIPPPMYEDSDRPHSPPGGPTNSFLANMGGTVAHKIMQKYGFREGQGLGKHEQGLSTALSVEKTSKRGGKIIIGDATEKTPGSSNQTAAAEPLGWGSASIVDPSKKSEANPLTEILKCPTKVVLLRNMVGRGEVDEDLEGETKEECEKYGKVIKCVIFEIAQVTDDEAVRIFLEFERVESAIKAVVDLNGRFFGGRVVKACFYNQDKFRVLDLGEQM; this is translated from the exons ATGAAGCAGGGTACTGTCCTGGCTCCAGTCATCGACTTAAAGAGAGGAGGTTCCGCTGATGACAGACAGATAATAGACACACCCCCACACATTGCAGCAGGACTCAAG gatACAGCACCCAGCGGGTTCTCCTCGGGGGACGCGCTAATCCCCCTGGCTGATGAGTATGACCCCATGTTCCCCAACGACTACGAGAAGGTGGTGAAGAGACACCGcgaggagaggcagaggcagagagagcaggaACGACTGAAGGagatagaggaaagagagaa AAAGAGGAAGGACCGACACGAGGGCAGCAGCGCTCCGAGCGGATTCTCCCGCTTCCCCGCGGCAGAGGGAGAgtcagatgaggaggaggaggactatGAAAAGGAGAAGAGAAAAAGGA GTATGGGTGGAGCAGCCATCGCCCCACCCTCATCGCTCGTGGATAGTAGAGACA gctCGTCATACTCCTATGAGGATGAGATGCGACCCTCTCGTGGTTCTAAAGCAGCCATCCCTCCCCCCATGTACGAGGACTCCGACCGCCCCCACTCGCCACCTGGCGGTCCCACCAACTCGTTCCTGGCCAACATGGG AGGGACCGTGGCCCATAAGATCATGCAGAAGTATGGCTTCCGGGAGGGCCAGGGACTGGGCAAACACGAGCAGGGTCTCAGCACGGCCCTGTCTGTAGAGAAGACCAGCAAGAGGGGTGGCAAGATCATCATAGGAGACGCCACTGAGAAGA CACCAGGATCCAGTAACCAGACGGCAGCAGCTGAGCCTTTAGGCTGGGGCTCGGCTTCAATAG TGGACCCCTCCAAGAAGTCAGAGGCCAACCCCCTCACAGAGATCCTCAAATGCCCTACCAAAGTTGTgctgctacgg aacaTGGTGGgcagaggagaggtggatgaaGATTTGGAAGGGGAGACCAAAGAAGAGTGTGAGAAATATGGCAAGGTCATCAAGTGTGTCATCTTTGAG ATTGCCCAGGTGACAGATGATGAAGCAGTGAGGATATTTCTGGAGTTTGAAAGAGTCGAGTCTGCCATCAAAG
- the LOC110500134 gene encoding splicing factor 45 isoform X1: MSLYDDMGVGSATSDTKTEGWSKNFKLLQSQLKVKKAALTQAKSQRMKQGTVLAPVIDLKRGGSADDRQIIDTPPHIAAGLKDTAPSGFSSGDALIPLADEYDPMFPNDYEKVVKRHREERQRQREQERLKEIEEREKKRKDRHEGSSAPSGFSRFPAAEGESDEEEEDYEKEKRKRSMGGAAIAPPSSLVDSRDSSSYSYEDEMRPSRGSKAAIPPPMYEDSDRPHSPPGGPTNSFLANMGGTVAHKIMQKYGFREGQGLGKHEQGLSTALSVEKTSKRGGKIIIGDATEKTPGSSNQTAAAEPLGWGSASIVDPSKKSEANPLTEILKCPTKVVLLRNMVGRGEVDEDLEGETKEECEKYGKVIKCVIFEIAQVTDDEAVRIFLEFERVESAIKAVVDLNGRFFGGRVVKACFYNQDKFRVLDLGEQM; the protein is encoded by the exons ATGTCGCTTTACGACGACATGGGCGTCGGGAGTGCGACCAGTGACACCAAGACCGAGGGCTGGTCCAAGAATTTTAAGCTACTGCAGTCACAGCTGAAAGTAAAAAAAGCAGCTCTGACTCAGGCTAAG AGTCAGCGGATGAAGCAGGGTACTGTCCTGGCTCCAGTCATCGACTTAAAGAGAGGAGGTTCCGCTGATGACAGACAGATAATAGACACACCCCCACACATTGCAGCAGGACTCAAG gatACAGCACCCAGCGGGTTCTCCTCGGGGGACGCGCTAATCCCCCTGGCTGATGAGTATGACCCCATGTTCCCCAACGACTACGAGAAGGTGGTGAAGAGACACCGcgaggagaggcagaggcagagagagcaggaACGACTGAAGGagatagaggaaagagagaa AAAGAGGAAGGACCGACACGAGGGCAGCAGCGCTCCGAGCGGATTCTCCCGCTTCCCCGCGGCAGAGGGAGAgtcagatgaggaggaggaggactatGAAAAGGAGAAGAGAAAAAGGA GTATGGGTGGAGCAGCCATCGCCCCACCCTCATCGCTCGTGGATAGTAGAGACA gctCGTCATACTCCTATGAGGATGAGATGCGACCCTCTCGTGGTTCTAAAGCAGCCATCCCTCCCCCCATGTACGAGGACTCCGACCGCCCCCACTCGCCACCTGGCGGTCCCACCAACTCGTTCCTGGCCAACATGGG AGGGACCGTGGCCCATAAGATCATGCAGAAGTATGGCTTCCGGGAGGGCCAGGGACTGGGCAAACACGAGCAGGGTCTCAGCACGGCCCTGTCTGTAGAGAAGACCAGCAAGAGGGGTGGCAAGATCATCATAGGAGACGCCACTGAGAAGA CACCAGGATCCAGTAACCAGACGGCAGCAGCTGAGCCTTTAGGCTGGGGCTCGGCTTCAATAG TGGACCCCTCCAAGAAGTCAGAGGCCAACCCCCTCACAGAGATCCTCAAATGCCCTACCAAAGTTGTgctgctacgg aacaTGGTGGgcagaggagaggtggatgaaGATTTGGAAGGGGAGACCAAAGAAGAGTGTGAGAAATATGGCAAGGTCATCAAGTGTGTCATCTTTGAG ATTGCCCAGGTGACAGATGATGAAGCAGTGAGGATATTTCTGGAGTTTGAAAGAGTCGAGTCTGCCATCAAAG